Proteins from a genomic interval of bacterium:
- a CDS encoding ABC transporter permease: protein MKKSRENFADRCYRALLRVLPYDFRMEFEGEMQEVFREQREDIKRSSGTASLFRMWWATILDIFRMAPREHWSVISQDARYAGRMMRKNVGFTFAAIVILGLGIGANTAIFSVVSSVLLKPLPYIDGDRLVILRQPETKLGTEDAFFSVQEIQDLRQQSSSLTNVVEYHNMTFTLFAKGIAHRVRTGVVSADFFEVFGVRPLLGRTFVAADENHAADPVLILSYEFWREAEGGDPNIIGKRYEMNDRTHVVIGVLPPIPQYPDENDVYMPTSSCPMRSDSSHMAPRDARMMNVFGRLKSDADLENSRAEIVTLSKQMHKDHPAAYPKNAGIATTVSLLRDDLTKNAKPLLLLLWGAAGFVLLISCANVANLIMARMSRRKHELMIRTAVGAGSGRLLRQLLTESFFLTVLACMLGLFFAYGSLELMKNFAGGLTPRAREIAIDFRVLGFAVFCATLTTFIFGSVAALQSRQDVASGLKEGGRTGSEGGSNWIRRFLITAQFAFSCVLLIGAGLMVRSFVQLMKVNPGFTPQRAIAVRTDYNGDKFATAEKRFAVATQIQQKLASIPGVDYAAVSSSFPLDRENLVGGRPIRFQVEGDFRPESELPPVTTARSATADYFKVLQIPLLSGRTFRDSDHATATPVVILNRAVAAKRFGTIDPVGKRITIDNGESWMTIIGVVGDVKEFGLGQETPYQIYRPMAQRPIPVSVLVRTGLDPDGMSEQIRRALREVMPEMAIVRIETMEQARANSVASPRMLANLFSLFAALALVIAIAGIGSMLALWVRQRVRETGIRMALGATPGNILSNVLQQGMTLVIVGLVLGLLCAMVVTRSLNSLLFQVKSTDLATYAFVSVILLVAAFFACCIPARRASRIDPQTALRCE, encoded by the coding sequence ATGAAAAAATCCCGCGAAAATTTTGCAGATCGTTGTTATCGCGCGCTGTTGCGCGTTCTTCCTTACGATTTCCGGATGGAGTTTGAAGGGGAAATGCAGGAAGTTTTTCGCGAGCAACGCGAAGACATCAAGCGGAGTAGTGGAACCGCATCACTGTTTCGCATGTGGTGGGCCACAATTCTTGATATTTTCCGTATGGCGCCGCGCGAGCACTGGAGCGTGATCTCGCAGGATGCCCGATACGCTGGTCGTATGATGCGAAAAAATGTGGGATTTACATTTGCAGCCATTGTCATCCTGGGACTCGGCATCGGAGCAAATACAGCCATATTCAGTGTGGTAAGCTCCGTGTTGTTAAAACCTCTTCCTTATATAGATGGCGATCGTCTCGTCATCCTGCGTCAACCGGAAACCAAACTTGGCACAGAGGACGCGTTCTTTTCCGTTCAAGAAATCCAGGATCTCCGGCAGCAAAGCAGCAGCCTAACGAACGTTGTGGAATATCACAACATGACTTTCACTCTGTTTGCAAAAGGGATTGCGCATCGGGTTCGCACCGGTGTCGTGTCTGCCGACTTTTTTGAAGTGTTCGGAGTCAGGCCGTTGCTGGGTAGAACGTTCGTTGCTGCTGATGAAAATCATGCGGCGGATCCGGTCTTGATTCTGAGCTACGAATTCTGGAGAGAAGCTGAAGGTGGCGATCCGAACATTATTGGCAAAAGGTACGAGATGAATGATCGTACTCATGTCGTGATTGGAGTATTGCCTCCGATCCCTCAGTATCCTGATGAAAACGACGTATACATGCCCACATCCTCCTGTCCGATGCGATCCGACAGTAGCCATATGGCTCCCCGCGATGCGCGCATGATGAATGTTTTTGGTCGTCTGAAAAGCGATGCGGATCTTGAAAATTCGCGCGCGGAAATAGTCACGCTCAGCAAACAAATGCACAAGGATCATCCGGCTGCTTATCCAAAGAATGCAGGAATCGCGACAACCGTTTCACTCCTGCGGGATGATTTAACGAAGAATGCTAAGCCACTCCTGTTGTTACTCTGGGGCGCTGCTGGATTCGTTTTGCTGATTTCCTGCGCTAACGTTGCCAATTTGATCATGGCCCGGATGTCGCGCCGCAAGCATGAGCTGATGATCCGCACCGCGGTCGGCGCAGGAAGTGGAAGACTCTTGAGGCAGTTGTTGACAGAGTCCTTTTTCCTGACCGTACTCGCGTGCATGCTTGGTCTGTTTTTCGCTTATGGCAGTTTGGAGCTGATGAAGAATTTTGCCGGTGGATTGACACCGCGGGCCAGAGAAATTGCAATCGATTTTCGCGTTCTGGGCTTTGCCGTATTCTGCGCAACTCTCACCACATTTATATTTGGCTCGGTTGCGGCTTTGCAATCACGGCAGGACGTGGCTTCCGGATTGAAGGAAGGCGGACGAACGGGCTCGGAAGGGGGTAGCAACTGGATTCGCAGATTCCTGATCACGGCGCAGTTCGCATTTTCGTGTGTGCTGCTGATCGGCGCAGGTTTGATGGTTCGAAGCTTCGTGCAGTTGATGAAAGTGAATCCTGGTTTCACGCCACAAAGAGCGATTGCAGTTCGCACAGATTATAACGGGGATAAATTCGCCACAGCCGAAAAACGTTTTGCTGTGGCGACGCAGATTCAACAGAAACTTGCATCGATTCCCGGTGTTGATTATGCAGCCGTTTCCTCCAGCTTTCCTCTGGACCGCGAGAATTTGGTTGGTGGACGCCCGATCCGGTTTCAGGTGGAAGGAGATTTTCGTCCTGAATCAGAACTGCCACCAGTCACTACAGCGCGTTCCGCCACAGCGGACTATTTCAAAGTGCTTCAAATTCCGTTGTTGTCCGGAAGGACATTTAGAGATTCTGATCATGCAACAGCAACGCCGGTGGTCATACTCAACCGCGCCGTTGCGGCCAAAAGGTTTGGGACGATCGATCCGGTCGGGAAACGAATCACGATTGATAACGGCGAGAGTTGGATGACGATCATTGGAGTCGTGGGTGACGTAAAAGAATTTGGACTTGGTCAGGAAACCCCTTATCAAATTTACAGGCCAATGGCGCAGAGGCCAATCCCGGTCAGCGTGCTCGTGCGCACCGGTCTTGATCCCGACGGAATGTCGGAGCAGATTCGCCGTGCGCTGCGCGAAGTGATGCCGGAAATGGCGATCGTACGGATTGAGACAATGGAGCAAGCGCGCGCCAATTCCGTTGCGTCGCCTCGCATGCTTGCGAATCTATTTTCGCTTTTCGCTGCTCTCGCGCTTGTCATCGCAATTGCAGGAATCGGATCGATGCTCGCTCTCTGGGTGCGTCAGCGGGTGCGTGAAACCGGCATCCGAATGGCGCTCGGAGCAACACCCGGAAATATACTCAGCAACGTTTTGCAGCAGGGAATGACTCTGGTGATTGTGGGACTCGTGCTCGGCCTGCTTTGTGCAATGGTTGTGACACGGTCGCTAAACTCTCTGTTGTTTCAGGTGAAATCGACCGACCTGGCTACTTATGCCTTCGTATCCGTGATTCTACTGGTCGCAGCATTTTTTGCTTGTTGCATTCCGGCTCGCCGCGCATCGCGTATCGATCCGCAAACGGCGCTTCGCTGCGAATAA
- a CDS encoding AP2 domain-containing protein, whose protein sequence is MATSGYKSISRVDHEKKHAYGWFVRVAYRSKMYQKFFSDLAEGGKRKALKAAIKWRDKTERKLGKPRTERKVAMPSSRNTSGVVGIRETTKAMTRDGRKKGPVYEVWWFPKPGEIRKTSVSIYKYGQREAFRRAQALRKAGEKIMYGSELSSIKKVGLKKSIKRKPSRKRRK, encoded by the coding sequence ATGGCAACGAGTGGTTACAAAAGCATTTCCAGAGTGGATCACGAAAAAAAGCATGCATATGGCTGGTTCGTGCGAGTTGCATATCGGAGCAAGATGTATCAGAAATTCTTTAGTGACCTTGCAGAAGGCGGCAAGCGAAAAGCGTTAAAGGCGGCCATAAAATGGCGGGACAAGACGGAAAGGAAGCTCGGCAAACCGCGAACCGAGCGAAAAGTTGCTATGCCAAGCTCCCGCAACACGAGCGGCGTTGTCGGAATTCGCGAAACGACCAAGGCCATGACTAGAGACGGACGCAAAAAGGGTCCGGTTTATGAGGTCTGGTGGTTTCCCAAACCTGGTGAGATCCGCAAAACCTCCGTTTCCATCTACAAGTACGGTCAGCGTGAAGCTTTCCGCCGCGCCCAGGCTTTGCGCAAAGCTGGAGAAAAAATCATGTATGGAAGCGAGCTATCTTCCATCAAGAAAGTTGGTCTTAAGAAATCCATCAAAAGAAAACCCTCACGAAAACGACGTAAGTAG
- a CDS encoding BamA/TamA family outer membrane protein, translating into MLQTLFLITLLNTQNVAPLSSPQEVSNSSPEIASRSELLKQERLQKEKELKPYKLGKLEKRLLSLETKGFRESLGTRFGDFYFSQGGITTGAGFSATGRYFKANLFDSPIDISASAGYSLKQYQLYTFQIGNILRKSPELFLRTTSSGGLSLFEKTKEREGDFYLYGEFTYRDFTQEDFYGLGTDSDKEDRTDFRLTGPSYEGVAALRFGDNAGAFLRGGLFQPELRNGRDSAFPNTSVLFDDETAPGLDQQPDYFRFATQFFYDYRDLPGDPETGGLLALSLAKYFDRDGDQFDFYRLAFDARQYIPLWSEQRILALHFYASLDEESGNSRVPFYLMQTLGGSDTIRGYPDFRFRDKNLFLISTEYRWEPTPAVELVLFYDTGKVFHERSDFDFSNLKSGYGFGVRFKTTDSVFLRLDIGHSEEGTNIYLKWSASF; encoded by the coding sequence GTGCTGCAAACTCTATTTCTAATAACTCTACTCAATACTCAAAATGTTGCTCCGCTTTCTTCTCCTCAGGAAGTGTCGAACTCGTCACCGGAAATCGCCAGCCGCTCGGAGCTGTTGAAACAGGAACGCTTACAAAAAGAAAAGGAGCTCAAGCCCTACAAGCTGGGCAAATTGGAAAAGAGACTTTTAAGTCTTGAAACGAAAGGATTTCGCGAATCTCTAGGAACGCGATTCGGTGATTTTTATTTCTCTCAGGGCGGAATCACAACCGGAGCCGGCTTTTCGGCAACCGGGAGGTACTTTAAAGCGAATCTGTTTGATAGCCCGATCGATATTTCAGCATCCGCCGGATATTCTCTCAAACAATATCAACTGTACACTTTTCAAATTGGAAATATCCTGCGAAAAAGTCCCGAACTGTTCTTAAGAACGACCTCTTCCGGGGGGCTGTCGCTTTTTGAAAAGACGAAAGAGCGGGAAGGTGACTTCTATCTTTATGGAGAATTCACTTACAGGGATTTCACACAAGAGGATTTTTATGGTCTGGGAACCGATTCCGATAAAGAGGACCGAACCGATTTCAGATTAACGGGACCGTCCTATGAAGGAGTCGCAGCACTACGTTTTGGAGACAACGCCGGCGCTTTTCTTAGAGGCGGTCTCTTTCAACCCGAGTTGCGAAACGGACGAGATTCTGCATTTCCCAATACGTCCGTGCTGTTTGATGATGAAACGGCGCCCGGATTGGACCAACAACCGGACTATTTTCGTTTTGCGACACAGTTTTTCTACGACTACCGCGATCTTCCCGGAGATCCGGAAACAGGCGGGCTCTTGGCTCTGTCGCTTGCAAAATACTTCGACCGGGATGGTGACCAGTTTGATTTCTACCGCTTAGCCTTTGATGCGCGACAGTACATTCCACTCTGGTCGGAACAGCGCATCCTGGCGCTGCATTTTTATGCTTCTTTGGATGAAGAATCGGGAAATTCGCGCGTTCCATTTTATTTGATGCAGACCCTGGGTGGTTCCGATACCATCCGCGGTTATCCGGACTTCCGTTTCCGCGATAAGAACCTCTTTCTCATCTCCACCGAATACAGGTGGGAACCGACTCCGGCGGTCGAGCTCGTTCTGTTCTACGATACCGGAAAGGTGTTTCACGAACGTTCCGATTTCGATTTCAGTAACCTGAAAAGCGGTTATGGTTTTGGAGTTCGCTTTAAAACAACGGATAGCGTCTTCTTGCGGCTGGACATCGGACATAGCGAAGAAGGAACAAACATCTACCTGAAATGGTCAGCATCATTCTAA
- a CDS encoding ABC transporter substrate-binding protein — NPYYWKSGFPRNDKLVFTFALTPGEIFKQFVAGKFSVAWDLVPADVERLLADRQYASRCLEIPRLCTYFAVFNSNRGLLANEEIRQKIVNSVDIEKLVRKNLGRLAIPAYGIIPPGLIGYQAKKLNRHRSTMTKPDKEEEITCILNPAFSGPYASVAKDLFIMLRQTGFSVRVINQKRNDYREFHELLEAAEADFALARWVGDYPDSDTFAGILNSKQKIAGKFCGSAEVDRLIAAGRTEPDPAVRNKIYSDMEQILEKQGRVLPLFHEQVFCFASGKVEGFELNFFSPIVAYEKISLHR; from the coding sequence AAATCCATACTACTGGAAATCCGGATTTCCAAGGAACGATAAACTCGTTTTTACATTTGCTCTTACGCCTGGCGAGATCTTCAAACAATTTGTGGCCGGCAAATTTTCCGTGGCATGGGATCTTGTGCCTGCGGATGTGGAACGTTTGCTCGCAGACCGTCAATACGCTTCCCGTTGCCTTGAGATTCCACGCCTTTGCACTTATTTCGCAGTGTTCAATAGCAACCGGGGATTGCTTGCAAATGAAGAAATACGGCAGAAAATCGTGAATTCTGTGGACATTGAAAAACTTGTCCGAAAAAATCTTGGGAGACTGGCCATCCCGGCTTACGGAATTATTCCTCCCGGGTTGATCGGGTATCAGGCAAAAAAGTTGAACCGTCATCGTTCAACCATGACAAAGCCGGACAAGGAAGAAGAAATCACTTGCATTCTGAATCCTGCTTTTTCCGGCCCTTATGCCTCCGTTGCAAAGGATCTTTTTATCATGCTCCGGCAAACTGGATTTTCCGTTCGCGTGATCAACCAGAAACGCAACGACTACCGCGAATTTCATGAGCTGCTCGAAGCAGCTGAAGCAGATTTTGCGCTCGCGCGATGGGTCGGTGATTATCCGGATTCCGATACGTTTGCCGGTATTCTGAATTCAAAACAAAAGATTGCAGGCAAATTTTGCGGATCTGCTGAAGTCGATCGTTTGATCGCGGCCGGACGCACAGAGCCTGATCCGGCAGTCCGGAACAAAATTTACAGCGATATGGAACAGATCTTGGAAAAACAAGGTCGCGTGCTGCCGCTTTTTCATGAACAGGTATTCTGTTTCGCTTCCGGAAAAGTCGAAGGCTTCGAATTGAACTTCTTTTCTCCGATCGTGGCGTACGAAAAAATCTCTCTCCACCGTTAA
- a CDS encoding PadR family transcriptional regulator has protein sequence MADQQAPLTPAMFHVLLALADEDKHGYAILKEVSEQTNEEVQLSTGTLYGIIKRLLETGMIKEVRKPLAKNDDARRRYYRLTDAGRQIAIAEAKRMEKLLLRARTKRLIRTFGPA, from the coding sequence ATGGCAGATCAACAGGCGCCGCTGACGCCGGCTATGTTTCATGTTTTGCTTGCGCTTGCCGATGAAGACAAGCACGGTTATGCAATCTTGAAGGAAGTTTCAGAACAGACAAATGAGGAAGTTCAATTGAGCACCGGCACGCTGTACGGGATCATCAAGCGCCTGCTGGAAACCGGAATGATCAAAGAGGTTCGCAAACCGTTGGCAAAGAATGACGATGCGAGACGTCGTTATTACCGGTTAACGGATGCTGGCCGGCAGATAGCTATCGCCGAAGCGAAACGGATGGAAAAGCTGCTGCTGCGCGCCCGCACGAAACGCCTGATCCGCACCTTCGGTCCGGCCTGA